A single window of Microbispora hainanensis DNA harbors:
- a CDS encoding protein kinase domain-containing protein — MGNGMPQIAPLQPGDPTNLGPFVLSGRLGEGGQGVVYFGQDEAGERAAVKLLHVKFSGDATARSRFARELRAAQRVASFCTARVLAADLEGDTPYIASEFIDGRSLRETVEEDGPLTGSSLERLAVGTATALTAIHQAGIVHRDFKPDNVLLAVDGPRVVDFGIARILDSTATITSRAIGTPAYMAPEQISGGTVGPPADVFSWASTIAFAATGDVVFGGNSIAVVLNRILNHDIDTGMLPEPLGGVVRACLRKSPDERPAADQILLRLLGRAVSGDASAVVLSEGAAHAADPDALARTGPVRAPATGGAGRLPTGGARTGTGAGAGSGPAVGSGPGAGSGVWTGTGDHAGHAGNAGQAGHAANAGRARNAGHAGSVSQGGHGGNAGQAGHAGNVGQGGHAANARQVGQTGHTGNISQGGHAANAGQAGNDASTGASQSASLSGPTNPRFGAVPREGTGGLGGHATVWPVVAAFDAAGPVPARPLPGGTGSAGTGPAETGPGDAGAYGVPDATGTYGMEPGGTGPGGTGPGDTGPSGTGPSGTGPGGGARRRRRGLFGALAAVLAVVAAGTAILAAKTGFAFGDASEDGATGAVVTPRPKPAYGSVYDKARQTKRLTIGVRWDVPGVGLEQASGFSGFDVDVATAIARRLNVPANGITFRRLGVGDRVRALTDGTVDMVVATYSYDDNRNDAVTFAGPYYTAHTDLLVLSGSRIKKLADLAGRRMCAPVGSVSARLVADKVGVEQVPVNDYAECMNLLTRGEVDAVPGDDLIIAGFANRVASLKLSVLGVRLTDQRYAVGLPKRDLRTCRAVEDAISGMYGDGTMRDLLRKHFGNVDFAPEQDVPPKLACR, encoded by the coding sequence GTGGGGAACGGAATGCCGCAGATCGCGCCGTTGCAACCGGGGGATCCGACCAATCTCGGTCCCTTCGTGCTGTCCGGCCGTCTCGGCGAGGGCGGGCAGGGCGTGGTCTACTTCGGCCAGGACGAGGCCGGAGAGCGGGCCGCGGTCAAGCTGCTGCACGTCAAGTTCTCCGGTGACGCGACGGCCAGGTCCCGCTTCGCGCGGGAGCTGCGCGCCGCCCAGCGCGTGGCGAGCTTCTGCACCGCCCGGGTCCTGGCGGCCGACCTGGAGGGCGACACGCCCTACATCGCGAGCGAGTTCATCGACGGGCGTTCGCTGCGCGAGACCGTCGAGGAGGACGGGCCGCTGACCGGTTCGAGTCTGGAACGGCTGGCGGTCGGCACGGCCACCGCGCTCACCGCGATCCACCAGGCGGGCATCGTCCACCGCGACTTCAAGCCCGACAACGTGCTGCTGGCCGTGGACGGCCCGCGGGTGGTGGACTTCGGCATCGCCCGCATCCTCGACTCGACCGCCACGATCACCAGCCGGGCGATCGGCACGCCCGCCTACATGGCGCCCGAGCAGATCTCCGGCGGCACGGTCGGGCCCCCTGCCGACGTGTTCTCCTGGGCCTCCACGATCGCGTTCGCCGCGACCGGCGACGTCGTGTTCGGAGGCAACTCGATCGCGGTCGTGCTCAACCGCATTCTCAACCACGACATCGACACCGGGATGCTGCCCGAGCCGCTCGGCGGAGTGGTCCGCGCGTGCCTGCGCAAGTCGCCGGACGAGCGCCCGGCGGCCGACCAGATCCTGCTGCGCCTGCTGGGCCGCGCGGTGTCGGGCGACGCGTCGGCTGTCGTGCTGTCCGAGGGCGCCGCGCACGCCGCCGACCCCGACGCTCTCGCGCGTACGGGGCCGGTCCGCGCCCCGGCGACGGGCGGCGCCGGTCGGCTGCCCACGGGTGGCGCACGGACCGGAACCGGTGCGGGGGCCGGGAGCGGCCCGGCGGTCGGGAGCGGCCCAGGAGCCGGGAGCGGCGTATGGACCGGCACAGGCGACCACGCCGGTCATGCTGGGAACGCCGGTCAGGCCGGTCACGCCGCGAACGCCGGTCGGGCTCGGAACGCGGGTCATGCTGGGAGCGTCAGCCAGGGTGGTCACGGCGGAAACGCCGGTCAGGCCGGTCACGCCGGGAACGTCGGCCAGGGCGGTCACGCCGCGAACGCCCGTCAGGTCGGCCAAACCGGTCACACGGGGAACATCAGCCAGGGCGGTCACGCCGCGAACGCCGGTCAGGCCGGGAACGACGCGTCGACCGGGGCGTCTCAGTCCGCCTCGTTGTCCGGCCCCACCAACCCCAGGTTCGGCGCTGTCCCACGCGAGGGCACGGGGGGCCTCGGTGGTCACGCCACCGTATGGCCTGTTGTGGCGGCTTTCGACGCGGCGGGGCCCGTACCGGCCAGGCCCCTGCCAGGCGGAACGGGATCTGCTGGCACCGGGCCGGCTGAGACGGGGCCGGGCGATGCCGGGGCATACGGCGTGCCGGACGCGACCGGGACGTACGGGATGGAGCCGGGCGGGACCGGACCGGGTGGCACAGGGCCCGGCGACACGGGGCCCAGCGGCACAGGGCCCAGCGGCACAGGGCCGGGTGGTGGGGCACGACGTCGCCGGAGGGGCCTCTTCGGCGCGCTCGCGGCCGTGCTCGCCGTCGTGGCCGCCGGGACCGCGATCTTGGCCGCCAAGACCGGCTTCGCGTTCGGTGACGCGAGCGAGGACGGCGCCACCGGCGCCGTGGTCACGCCGCGGCCGAAGCCGGCGTACGGCTCGGTTTATGACAAGGCGCGGCAGACCAAGCGGCTGACGATCGGTGTGCGGTGGGACGTGCCCGGGGTCGGTCTGGAGCAGGCGAGCGGGTTCAGCGGGTTCGACGTGGACGTCGCGACGGCCATCGCCAGGCGCCTGAACGTCCCCGCGAACGGGATCACCTTCCGCAGGCTCGGCGTCGGCGACCGGGTGCGCGCGCTGACCGACGGCACGGTGGACATGGTCGTGGCGACCTACTCCTACGACGACAACCGCAACGACGCGGTCACGTTCGCCGGGCCGTACTACACGGCCCACACCGACCTGCTGGTGCTCTCCGGCTCGCGCATCAAGAAGCTGGCGGACCTGGCCGGGCGTCGGATGTGCGCGCCCGTCGGCAGCGTCAGCGCCCGGCTCGTCGCCGACAAGGTGGGCGTCGAGCAGGTCCCGGTGAACGACTACGCCGAGTGCATGAACCTGCTGACGCGAGGCGAGGTCGACGCCGTCCCGGGGGACGACCTCATCATCGCCGGTTTCGCCAACCGCGTGGCGAGCCTGAAGCTGTCGGTGCTCGGCGTGCGGCTGACCGACCAGCGCTACGCCGTCGGCCTGCCGAAGAGGGACCTGCGCACCTGCCGCGCCGTGGAGGACGCGATCAGCGGCATGTACGGCGACGGCACGATGCGTGACCTGCTGCGCAAGCACTTCGGCAACGTCGACTTCGCTCCTGAGCAGGACGTCCCGCCCAAGCTCGCCTGCCGCTGA
- a CDS encoding DUF3017 domain-containing protein, translating into MRTSERTAWGPYLLVATGAAAGLCAIGVGAPVPTGGAIMGCGFLAGSLVRVAVSERRAGALAIRGKRVDALTLAAFGAALVIGSLLMLLRLHDS; encoded by the coding sequence GTGAGAACGAGCGAGCGTACGGCCTGGGGGCCGTACCTGCTGGTGGCGACGGGCGCGGCCGCCGGGCTGTGCGCGATCGGCGTGGGTGCGCCGGTGCCCACGGGTGGTGCGATCATGGGATGTGGCTTCCTCGCCGGATCCCTGGTCCGGGTGGCGGTCTCCGAACGGCGGGCGGGCGCGCTCGCGATCCGCGGCAAACGGGTGGACGCGCTCACGTTGGCGGCGTTCGGCGCGGCGCTCGTCATCGGCTCGCTGCTCATGCTGTTGCGGCTGCACGACTCGTAG
- a CDS encoding citrate/2-methylcitrate synthase, giving the protein MADKPTKGLADVVAASTALSDIDGTAGRLFYRGYDIHDLAGHATFEEVAHLLQRGTLPTRKQLADYGAELAEGHTLGSLVESNIAEIAGKQAPMEALRTLVSLAGADDPDKDSNAPDANLRKAARLTAQQPILVARYHAARTGADIPAPDPELSTAANFLLQITGRRPGQREVEIFDTCLVLHADHTMNASTFAARVCAATLSDMHSAIVAAIGTLKGPLHGGANEQVMRTLEALDPRGVAQAVRDKLAAGEKIMGFGHRVYKTEDPRATHLRRMSQELAEASGDDTYYRMSREMEEVVFAEKHLYPNVDFYAATVYHYLGIPTDLFTPVFSVSRMSGWTAHVIEQHADNRLIRPDSEYIGERDQKWVPIDER; this is encoded by the coding sequence ATGGCGGACAAGCCCACCAAAGGCCTCGCCGATGTCGTCGCCGCGTCCACAGCGCTCAGCGACATCGACGGCACGGCCGGCCGTCTCTTCTACCGTGGCTACGACATCCACGACCTGGCCGGCCACGCCACCTTCGAAGAGGTGGCCCACCTGCTCCAGCGCGGCACGCTGCCGACCCGCAAGCAGCTCGCGGACTACGGCGCGGAGCTGGCGGAGGGCCACACCCTGGGCTCGCTCGTCGAGAGCAACATCGCCGAAATCGCCGGGAAACAGGCGCCCATGGAGGCGCTGCGCACCCTCGTCTCGCTGGCCGGGGCCGACGACCCGGACAAGGACTCCAACGCCCCCGACGCCAACCTCCGCAAGGCCGCCAGGCTCACGGCGCAGCAGCCGATCCTCGTCGCCCGCTATCACGCGGCCAGGACGGGAGCCGACATCCCGGCGCCCGATCCCGAGCTGAGCACCGCCGCCAACTTCCTCCTGCAGATCACCGGCCGCCGTCCCGGGCAGCGCGAGGTCGAAATCTTCGACACCTGCCTGGTGCTGCACGCCGACCACACGATGAACGCCTCCACGTTCGCCGCCCGCGTGTGCGCCGCGACCCTGTCCGACATGCACTCGGCGATCGTCGCCGCCATCGGCACGCTCAAAGGCCCCCTCCACGGTGGGGCGAACGAGCAGGTCATGCGTACGCTGGAAGCGCTGGACCCGCGCGGCGTCGCGCAGGCCGTACGGGACAAGCTGGCGGCGGGCGAGAAGATCATGGGTTTCGGGCACCGCGTCTACAAGACCGAGGACCCCCGGGCGACGCACCTGCGGCGGATGTCGCAGGAGCTGGCCGAGGCCTCGGGCGACGACACCTACTATCGGATGTCGCGGGAGATGGAAGAGGTCGTCTTCGCGGAGAAGCACCTCTATCCGAACGTGGACTTCTACGCGGCGACCGTCTACCACTACCTCGGCATCCCCACGGACCTGTTCACGCCCGTGTTCTCGGTCAGCCGGATGTCCGGGTGGACCGCCCACGTGATCGAGCAGCACGCCGACAACCGGCTGATCCGGCCGGACAGCGAGTACATCGGAGAGCGCGACCAGAAGTGGGTGCCCATCGACGAGCGGTGA
- a CDS encoding MDR family MFS transporter — protein sequence MRSRNGLLLFAVLGGMFLAMLDQTIVGTALPRITTELGGTDLYTWVVTAYLLTSTVTVPLYGRLSDAYGRKPLLLIGVVLFLLGSILSGAAQTMGQLIAFRGVQGLGAGALLPLSLALALDSFPPERSGRVQGAVGAVMALSYIAGPFLGGLFTDHASWRWAFYVNVPIGAVLVAIIVWRLPHRPGHGGARPDYLGIAVFSAAISALLVGLTEKGIDGHTWTSGPVAGPIGAALALLVVFVLVERRVAEPIVPLHLFANGTYSLVNVASFFTAFCLYAGVVFLPRYFQEAHGLSATSSGLHIYPLMLAMVVGSAGTGALIARTRRYKPWLVIAPVFLVAGTALCANLEVGTSTPLLVVWMALIGLGMGPMLSGLTVAIQTSVPARYIGTASANLTFFRQIGGSVALAVAGTAYTSVVTREAPMHGLPAAHAAATATVIPWLGVVGAVVALLALALLPRGGVPLDRRAPRQEDLVAA from the coding sequence ATGCGATCCAGAAACGGACTCCTCCTTTTCGCCGTGCTCGGCGGCATGTTCCTGGCGATGCTCGACCAGACGATCGTCGGCACCGCGCTGCCGAGGATCACCACCGAGCTGGGCGGCACCGACCTCTACACCTGGGTGGTGACCGCCTATCTTCTCACCTCGACCGTCACGGTCCCGCTGTACGGCCGGCTCTCCGACGCGTACGGGCGAAAGCCGCTCCTGCTGATCGGGGTGGTGTTGTTCCTGCTCGGCTCGATCCTGTCCGGGGCGGCGCAGACCATGGGGCAGCTCATCGCCTTCCGGGGCGTGCAGGGGCTCGGCGCGGGCGCGCTCCTGCCGCTGTCGCTGGCGCTGGCGCTGGACTCGTTCCCGCCGGAGCGCAGCGGGCGGGTGCAGGGCGCCGTGGGCGCCGTCATGGCGCTGAGCTACATCGCCGGGCCGTTCCTCGGCGGCCTGTTCACCGACCACGCGAGCTGGCGCTGGGCCTTCTACGTCAACGTCCCGATCGGGGCCGTCCTCGTGGCCATCATCGTGTGGCGGCTGCCGCACCGTCCCGGGCACGGTGGGGCGCGGCCCGACTATCTCGGCATCGCCGTGTTCAGCGCCGCGATCAGCGCCCTGCTCGTCGGCCTTACCGAGAAGGGGATCGACGGCCACACCTGGACGAGCGGGCCGGTGGCCGGGCCGATCGGCGCGGCGCTCGCGCTGCTCGTGGTGTTCGTCCTCGTCGAACGGCGGGTCGCGGAGCCGATCGTGCCGCTCCACCTGTTCGCGAACGGCACATACTCGCTGGTCAACGTGGCGTCTTTCTTCACGGCGTTCTGCCTGTACGCCGGGGTGGTCTTCCTGCCGCGCTACTTCCAGGAGGCGCACGGCCTGAGCGCGACCTCCTCGGGGCTGCACATCTATCCGCTGATGCTGGCGATGGTCGTGGGCAGCGCCGGCACCGGCGCCCTGATCGCGCGTACCCGCCGCTACAAGCCCTGGCTGGTGATCGCGCCGGTCTTCCTCGTCGCGGGCACGGCGCTGTGCGCGAACCTCGAAGTCGGCACCTCGACTCCGCTGCTCGTCGTGTGGATGGCGCTGATCGGGCTCGGCATGGGGCCCATGCTGTCGGGCCTCACCGTGGCGATCCAGACCTCCGTGCCGGCCCGCTACATCGGCACGGCCAGCGCGAACCTGACGTTCTTCCGGCAGATCGGCGGCTCGGTGGCGCTGGCCGTCGCGGGCACGGCGTACACGTCCGTGGTGACGCGGGAGGCGCCGATGCACGGCCTGCCCGCGGCCCACGCCGCCGCGACCGCGACCGTCATCCCCTGGCTGGGGGTCGTGGGCGCGGTCGTCGCCCTCCTCGCGCTCGCCCTGCTGCCTCGGGGCGGCGTGCCGCTCGACAGGCGCGCGCCGCGGCAGGAGGACCTCGTCGCGGCGTGA
- a CDS encoding PadR family transcriptional regulator, translating to MSLRIALLGLLTAYGSASGYDLTKGFERSVAHVWQAGHSQIYPELAKMTADGLVTVEAEGARGRKIYSITPEGRAELRAWLIGHDPTGPTRSEVALQAFLLPLLEPREALDVLERLKSHMEHKLAELEALRASKQAASTPERTSGVRFGDLALDLGLRQVRTSLQWADDAIAQIGRQTSTEEGANPS from the coding sequence ATGTCCCTGCGCATCGCCCTTCTCGGTCTGCTGACGGCGTACGGCTCGGCCAGCGGCTACGACCTGACCAAGGGGTTCGAGAGGTCGGTGGCCCACGTCTGGCAGGCGGGGCACAGCCAGATCTATCCCGAGCTGGCGAAGATGACCGCCGACGGGCTGGTCACGGTGGAGGCGGAGGGCGCACGGGGGCGGAAGATCTACTCGATTACGCCGGAAGGCCGCGCGGAGCTGCGCGCCTGGCTGATCGGGCACGACCCCACCGGTCCGACGCGCAGCGAGGTCGCGCTGCAGGCGTTCCTGCTCCCGCTACTCGAACCACGCGAGGCGCTCGACGTGCTGGAACGGCTGAAGAGCCACATGGAGCACAAGCTGGCCGAGCTGGAGGCCCTGCGGGCGTCCAAGCAGGCCGCCTCCACCCCGGAGAGGACGTCCGGGGTCAGGTTCGGCGACCTCGCCCTGGACCTCGGCCTCCGGCAGGTCCGCACCTCCCTGCAGTGGGCCGACGACGCCATCGCCCAAATCGGCCGCCAGACCTCCACGGAGGAGGGCGCGAACCCCTCCTGA
- a CDS encoding transposase family protein, translating to MLFYRAAVDLSRSTLNYVAGLIRRRRKAIGSTWRRLNPGQQALLVLVYLRKGETFAEVGAGFGVSAATAWRYVEETVALLSARSPKLATALRKATKDGLHYLVLDGTLIRTDRVKADRPYYSGKHRVHGMNVQVIAGPDGTIVWTSGALPGKTHDLTAARIWGILRALDQAGIITLADKAYQGAGAEVLITPYKGRNKPESQKQANRSHAKLRGPGERANAQLKSWRILRKLRCSPSKTGHLVKAIAVLQNHRVAHASRG from the coding sequence GTGCTGTTCTATCGTGCTGCCGTCGATTTGTCGCGTTCAACGCTGAACTACGTGGCCGGACTGATCCGCAGGCGGCGCAAGGCCATCGGATCGACGTGGCGGCGGCTCAACCCCGGGCAGCAGGCGCTCCTGGTGCTGGTCTATCTGCGCAAGGGCGAGACATTCGCCGAGGTCGGAGCGGGTTTCGGAGTGTCGGCGGCCACCGCGTGGCGGTATGTGGAGGAAACCGTCGCCCTGCTGTCGGCTCGATCACCGAAACTGGCGACGGCGCTGCGGAAGGCCACGAAGGACGGCCTGCACTACCTGGTCTTGGACGGCACGCTCATCCGCACCGACCGAGTGAAGGCCGACCGGCCCTACTACTCGGGCAAGCATCGCGTGCATGGGATGAACGTGCAGGTCATCGCGGGACCGGACGGGACCATCGTGTGGACCTCCGGTGCGCTGCCAGGCAAGACCCACGACCTGACCGCCGCCCGGATCTGGGGCATCCTGCGCGCGCTCGACCAAGCCGGGATCATCACCCTGGCCGACAAGGCCTATCAGGGCGCCGGGGCCGAGGTGCTGATCACGCCGTACAAGGGCAGGAACAAGCCCGAGTCTCAAAAGCAGGCCAACCGGTCACACGCCAAGCTCCGCGGGCCTGGTGAGCGCGCGAACGCCCAGCTCAAGAGTTGGCGCATCCTGCGCAAGCTGCGATGTAGCCCGAGCAAGACCGGCCACCTGGTCAAAGCCATCGCGGTCCTTCAGAACCATCGGGTAGCACACGCCTCCCGAGGATGA
- a CDS encoding FHA domain-containing protein, translating into MEGPFIRIEDSGEVVPLRPDVTTIGRGRGVDIRLTDPSVSRLHAEFVRRGPYLYVVDLGLSRNGTRVNGRPIARRVLDDGDVVSFGAARARVGGIPREDLAPEVELRRAAAPELTRREVDVLTSLCRPALSDEAFVAPATAREIADDLVVTEAAVKQHLLRLYQKFRIPEGTNRRTRLANEVVALGLVRPTPVVPPQRATGPAEPEPQPRPSAGRRAS; encoded by the coding sequence GTGGAGGGGCCGTTCATACGGATCGAGGACAGCGGCGAGGTGGTGCCGCTGCGCCCCGACGTCACCACGATCGGCCGCGGCCGAGGCGTGGACATCCGGCTGACGGATCCGAGCGTGTCACGGCTGCACGCCGAATTCGTCCGTCGCGGGCCCTACCTGTACGTCGTGGACCTGGGCCTGTCCCGCAACGGCACCCGGGTGAACGGCAGGCCGATCGCCAGGAGGGTGCTTGACGACGGCGACGTCGTCTCCTTCGGAGCCGCCCGGGCCCGGGTCGGCGGGATCCCGAGGGAGGACCTCGCCCCCGAGGTCGAGCTGCGCCGCGCCGCCGCGCCGGAGCTCACCCGCCGGGAGGTCGACGTCCTCACCTCGCTGTGCCGTCCGGCGCTGTCCGACGAGGCGTTCGTGGCGCCCGCCACGGCCCGGGAGATCGCCGACGACCTGGTGGTGACCGAGGCGGCGGTCAAGCAGCATCTGCTGCGGCTTTACCAGAAGTTCCGCATCCCGGAGGGCACCAACCGGCGCACCCGGCTCGCCAACGAGGTCGTCGCCCTCGGCCTGGTGCGGCCCACACCGGTCGTGCCGCCGCAGCGGGCCACCGGACCGGCCGAGCCGGAGCCGCAGCCCCGCCCCAGCGCGGGCCGCCGGGCGTCCTGA
- a CDS encoding phosphatidylglycerol lysyltransferase domain-containing protein, with protein sequence MSSRTLAYDLRSRVPGLAAGAALLIGILDIVRGLVPSLRASRIGEIASVLPGAVTTLAETASLLVGILLIMLAHALRRRKARAWRAVVVLLPVDAVLEGLHRHPVAASVSLLLWVVLLAGRGEFYALSDPRSRWRALWNLLVLGAFDIVIGWILVAAHHRTVAGDPGFGDQVWHVVLGLVGLEGPVVFTSERTGDLVYFSLAGLGALTAVTTIYLALRPERPVAALDEDDERRLRALLDRYGRQDSLGYFALRRDKSVIFSPSGKAAVAYRVVAGVMLASGDPIGDPEAWPGAIRRFLEEARRHAWVPAVIGCGETSGEVWAREGGLDALEIGDEAVVDVAGFTLEGRALRNVRQMVRRVERLGYTCRVRRTGDLSEAERRRIADLADRWRGTETERGFSMALGRFGDPADAGCLVVTAHRATSEGEEAPGGDIQAVLHFVPWGADGISLDLMRRDREADPGLNELLIVWALQATPDFGVTRVSLNFAMFRSALARGERLGAGPVLRAWRGVLVFLSRWFQIESLYRFNAKFRPSWEPRFLLYPAARDLPRIGIAALRAEAFLTPLRLRWGLLRRRRPAPVPRLLPGAVVGGDSGPETRRTA encoded by the coding sequence GTGAGCAGTCGGACGCTAGCGTATGACCTGCGGTCTCGGGTCCCGGGGCTGGCGGCCGGGGCCGCGCTGCTGATCGGCATCCTGGACATCGTCAGGGGCCTGGTGCCGAGCCTGCGCGCGAGCCGGATCGGCGAGATCGCGAGCGTCCTGCCGGGTGCCGTCACGACGCTCGCCGAGACGGCGTCGCTCCTGGTCGGCATCCTGCTGATCATGCTCGCCCACGCCCTCAGACGGCGTAAGGCGCGGGCTTGGCGCGCGGTCGTGGTGCTGCTCCCGGTGGACGCCGTGCTCGAAGGTCTGCACCGGCATCCGGTCGCCGCGTCGGTCTCGCTGCTCCTGTGGGTGGTGCTGCTGGCCGGTAGAGGGGAGTTCTACGCCCTGTCGGACCCACGTTCGCGCTGGCGGGCGCTGTGGAACCTGCTGGTGCTCGGCGCGTTCGACATCGTGATCGGGTGGATCCTCGTCGCCGCACATCACCGTACGGTCGCGGGTGACCCCGGCTTCGGCGACCAGGTGTGGCACGTCGTGCTCGGCCTGGTGGGCCTGGAGGGGCCGGTCGTGTTCACGTCCGAGCGCACCGGCGACCTGGTCTACTTCTCGCTCGCCGGGCTCGGCGCGCTCACCGCCGTCACCACGATCTACCTCGCCCTCCGGCCGGAACGGCCGGTCGCGGCGCTGGACGAGGACGACGAGCGGCGGCTGCGGGCCCTGCTCGACCGTTATGGCCGGCAGGACTCGCTCGGATACTTCGCGCTCCGCCGGGACAAGAGCGTGATCTTCTCGCCCAGCGGCAAGGCCGCCGTGGCCTACCGCGTCGTCGCAGGGGTGATGCTGGCCAGCGGCGACCCCATCGGCGACCCGGAGGCGTGGCCCGGGGCGATCAGGCGGTTCCTTGAGGAGGCCAGGCGGCACGCGTGGGTCCCGGCCGTCATCGGCTGCGGCGAGACCAGCGGCGAGGTGTGGGCCAGGGAGGGCGGCCTCGACGCACTGGAGATCGGCGACGAGGCCGTCGTCGACGTGGCCGGCTTCACCCTGGAAGGCCGGGCCCTGCGCAACGTACGTCAGATGGTCAGGCGGGTGGAGCGCCTCGGCTACACCTGCCGGGTGCGGCGTACGGGAGACCTGAGCGAGGCGGAGCGCCGGCGCATCGCCGACCTGGCCGACCGGTGGCGCGGCACCGAGACCGAGCGGGGCTTCTCGATGGCGCTCGGCCGGTTCGGCGACCCGGCCGACGCCGGCTGCCTGGTGGTCACGGCCCACCGGGCCACGTCCGAGGGCGAGGAGGCACCGGGCGGGGACATCCAGGCCGTCCTGCACTTCGTGCCCTGGGGGGCCGACGGCATCTCTCTCGACCTCATGCGGCGCGACCGCGAGGCCGACCCCGGGCTCAACGAGCTGCTGATCGTGTGGGCCCTGCAGGCCACGCCGGACTTCGGCGTGACCAGGGTCTCGCTGAACTTCGCGATGTTCCGCTCCGCGCTGGCCCGGGGTGAGCGGCTGGGGGCGGGGCCGGTGCTGCGGGCCTGGCGCGGTGTCCTCGTCTTCCTGTCCCGCTGGTTCCAGATCGAGTCGCTGTATCGCTTCAACGCCAAGTTCCGGCCCTCGTGGGAGCCGCGGTTCCTGCTCTATCCCGCCGCCCGCGATCTGCCACGTATCGGCATCGCCGCGCTGCGGGCAGAGGCGTTCCTCACGCCCCTGCGTCTCCGCTGGGGCCTGCTCCGCCGCCGGCGACCGGCTCCCGTTCCCCGTCTCCTCCCCGGTGCCGTCGTCGGCGGCGACAGCGGCCCGGAGACCCGCAGAACGGCCTGA
- a CDS encoding NADP-dependent isocitrate dehydrogenase — translation MPKIKVAGPVVELDGDEMTRIIWKFIKDQLILPYLDVDLKYYDLGIENRDATDDQVTIDAANAIKQYGVGVKCATITPDEARVEEFGLKKMWKSPNGTIRNILGGVIFREPIIMSNIPRLVPGWTKPIVVGRHAFGDQYRATDLKIPGEGTLTLTFTPKDGSEPIELNVFDFPGAGVALAMYNLDESIRDFARASMRYGLDRGYPVYLSTKNTILKAYDGRFKDIFAEVYETEFKADFEAAGITYEHRLIDDMVAASLKWEGGYVWACKNYDGDVQSDTVAQGFGSLGLMTSVLMTPDGRTVEAEAAHGTVTRHYRQHQQGKPTSTNPIASIFAWTRGLQHRGKLDNQPEVIDFAEKLEQVCIETVEGGQMTKDLALLVGGDAEWLTTQDFLAALDENLKKKMAQ, via the coding sequence ATGCCCAAGATCAAGGTAGCGGGTCCAGTCGTCGAGCTCGACGGCGACGAGATGACCCGGATCATCTGGAAGTTCATCAAGGACCAGCTGATCCTTCCCTACCTCGACGTCGACCTGAAGTACTACGACCTCGGCATTGAGAACCGCGACGCCACCGACGACCAGGTCACGATCGACGCCGCCAACGCCATCAAGCAGTACGGCGTGGGCGTGAAGTGCGCGACGATCACGCCGGACGAGGCCCGCGTCGAGGAGTTCGGCCTGAAGAAGATGTGGAAGTCCCCGAACGGGACGATCCGCAACATCCTCGGCGGTGTCATCTTCCGCGAGCCGATCATCATGTCGAACATCCCGCGGCTCGTCCCCGGCTGGACCAAGCCGATCGTCGTCGGCCGTCACGCCTTCGGCGACCAGTACCGCGCCACCGACCTGAAGATTCCCGGCGAGGGCACGCTGACGCTGACGTTCACGCCCAAGGACGGCAGCGAGCCGATCGAGCTCAACGTCTTCGACTTCCCCGGCGCCGGCGTCGCCCTGGCGATGTACAACCTGGACGAGTCGATCCGCGACTTCGCCCGCGCCTCCATGCGGTACGGCCTCGACCGCGGCTACCCGGTCTACCTGTCGACCAAGAACACCATCCTCAAGGCGTACGACGGCCGGTTCAAGGACATCTTCGCCGAGGTCTACGAGACCGAGTTCAAGGCCGACTTCGAGGCCGCCGGGATCACCTACGAGCACCGCCTGATCGACGACATGGTGGCCGCCTCCCTCAAGTGGGAGGGCGGGTACGTCTGGGCCTGCAAGAACTACGACGGCGACGTCCAGTCGGACACGGTGGCGCAGGGCTTCGGCTCGCTCGGCCTCATGACCAGCGTGCTCATGACCCCCGACGGCCGCACCGTCGAGGCCGAGGCGGCGCACGGCACGGTGACCCGTCACTACCGCCAGCACCAGCAGGGCAAGCCGACCTCCACCAACCCGATCGCCTCGATCTTCGCGTGGACCCGCGGCCTGCAGCACCGCGGCAAGCTCGACAACCAGCCTGAGGTCATCGACTTCGCCGAGAAGCTGGAGCAGGTCTGCATCGAGACCGTCGAGGGCGGCCAGATGACCAAGGACCTCGCGCTCCTGGTCGGCGGCGACGCCGAGTGGCTGACCACGCAGGACTTCCTCGCGGCTCTCGACGAGAACCTCAAGAAGAAGATGGCGCAGTAA